One segment of Panicum virgatum strain AP13 chromosome 1K, P.virgatum_v5, whole genome shotgun sequence DNA contains the following:
- the LOC120711120 gene encoding iron-phytosiderophore transporter yellow stripe 1-like, with amino-acid sequence MDGVADRARGGGEIEKHEPGPEDMESDPAAAAAAEKEQALPWREQVTLRGMVAALLIGSMYTVIVMKIALTTGLVPTLNVSAALIAFLALRGWTRALRRLGVAHRPFTRQENCVIETCAVACYTIAFGGGFGSTLLGLDKKTYELAGNSPANVPGSYKDPGFGWMAGFMAAISFSGLLSLIPLRKVLVIDYKLTYPSGTATAILINGFHSKQGDKNAKMQVRGFLKYFGLSFVWSFFQWFYTGGDVCGFVQFPTFGLKAWKQTFFFDFSLTYVGAGMICSHLVNISTLLGAILSWGILWPLISKQKGEWYPANVPESSMKSLYGYKAFLCIALIMGDGLYHFFKVLGVTARSLHERLTRKRASNRVANGDGTVPLDDLQRDEVFNEGSFSAWAAYSGYAGLSVIAVITIPIMFRQIKWYYVIVAYVLAPLLGFANSYGTGLTDINMAYNYGKIALFIFAAWAGADGGVIAGLAGGTLVKQLVMASADLMHDFKTGHLTMTSPRSLLAAQFVGTAMGCVVAPLTFLLFYNAFDVGNPDGYWKAPYGLIYRNMAILGVEGFAALPKHCLTLSAGFFAFAFVLSVARDVLPRRCGRLVPLPMAMAVPFLVGGSFAIDMCVGSLIVFVWEKMNRKEAAFMVPAVASGLICGDGIWTFPSSLLALAKIKPPICMKFTPGS; translated from the exons atgGACGGCGTCGCGGaccgcgcgcggggcggcggcgagatcgAGAAGCACGAGCCGGGGCCCGAGGACATGGAGTCcgaccccgcggcggcggcggcggccgagaaggAGCAGGCGCTGCCGTGGCGCGAGCAGGTGACCCTCCGCggcatggtggcggcgctgctgatCGGATCCATGTACACGGTGATCGTCATGAAGATCGCGCTCACCACGGGGCTGGTGCCCACGCTGAACGTCTCCGCGGCGCTCATCGCCTTCCTCGCGCTCCGCGGGTGGACGCGCGCGCTGCGGCGCCTCGGCGTCGCGCACCGCCCCTTCACGCGCCAGGAGAACTGCGTCATCGAGACCTGCGCCGTCGCGTGCTACACCATCGCGTTCGGCG GTGGGTTCGGCTCCACGCTGCTGGGCCTGGACAAGAAGACGTACGAGCTCGCCGGGAACTCGCCGGCCAACGTGCCGGGGAGCTACAAGGACCCTGGGTTCGGCTGGATGGCCGGATTCATGGCGGCAATCAGCTTCTCGGGTCTCCTGAGCTTGATCCCCCTCAGAAAG GTTTTGGTCATTGACTACAAGTTAACTTACCCGAGCGGAACCGCAACTGCTATTCTCATAAACGGTTTCCACAGCAAGCAAGGAGACAAGAACGcaaa GATGCAAGTCCGTGGGTTTCTCAAGTATTTTGGGCTCAGCTTCGTATGGAGTTTTTTCCAGTGGTTCTACACAGGTGGCGATGTTTGCGGTTTTGTTCAGTTCCCTACATTTGGTCTGAAGGCTTGGAAACAAAC ATTCTTCTTTGATTTTAGTCTCACATACGTTGGTGCGGGGATGATTTGTTCGCACCTTGTCAACATCTCCACCCTCCTTGGTGCGATCTTGTCATGGGGCATATTGTGGCCACTCATCAGCAAGCAGAAAGGGGAGTGGTACCCTGCAAACGTACCAGAAAGCAGCATGAAAAGCCTATACGGTTACAAG GCCTTCCTCTGCATAGCTCTGATCATGGGAGACGGTCTGTACCACTTCTTCAAAGTCCTTGGTGTCACCGCTAGGAGCCTCCATGAGCGACTAACCCGGAAACGTGCTAGCAACAGAG TGGCAAATGGGGATGGAACGGTCCCGCTCGACGATCTGCAACGCGACGAGGTCTTCAACGAGGGCTCTTTCTCCGCTTGGGCAGCTTACTCCGGATACGCAGGGCTCAGCGTCATCGCGGTGATCACCATCCCAATCATGTTCCGGCAGATCAAGTGGTACTACGTCATCGTGGCCTACGTCCTCGCCCCTCTTCTCGGCTTCGCCAATTCCTACGGCACGGGGCTCACCGACATCAACATGGCCTACAACTACGGCAAGATCGCGCTCTTCATCTTCGCCGCCTGGGCCGGCGCAGACGGCGGCGTCATCGCCGGGCTCGCCGGTGGCACGCTGGTGAAGCAGCTGGTGATGGCCTCCGCGGACCTGATGCACGACTTCAAGACGGGCCACCTGACCATGACCTCGCCGCGGTCCCTGCTCGCGGCGCAGTTCGTCGGGACGGCCATGGGCTGCGTCGTCGCGCCGCTCACGTTCCTGCTCTTCTACAACGCCTTCGACGTCGGGAACCCGGACGGCTACTGGAAGGCCCCCTACGGGCTCATCTACCGGAACATGGCGATCCTCGGCGTGGAGGGCTTCGCCGCGCTGCCCAAGCACTGCCTGACGCTCTCCGCTGGGTTCTTCGCGTTCGCCTTCGTCCTCAGCGTCGCGAGGGACGTCCTGCCGCGCAGGTGCGGGAGGCTGGTGCCCCTGCCGATGGCGATGGCGGTGCCGTTCCTTGTGGGCGGGAGCTTCGCGATCGACATGTGCGTCGGGAGTCTGATCGTGTTTGTCTGGGAGAAGATGAACAGGAAGGAAGCGGCGTTCATGGTCCCTGCAGTCGCCTCCGGTCTGATCTGTGGAGATGGCATATGGACGTTCCCGTCCTCCCTTCTTGCCCTTGCCAAGATCAAGCCGCCAATCTGCATGAAGTTCACACCTGGAAGCTAG
- the LOC120711127 gene encoding probable serine/threonine-protein kinase PBL19 isoform X1, translating into MACFRFRCLSSKVRKGAGGKRRERPAAPASPAPASFPSRGACSNLSFSTASSAVGTSLSEDSGAAVRAAASKSSARSIPELYEERGANSLREFRFRELRAATSDFSRLLKLGEGGFGSVYKGVIRLPGGPAGGTLVAIKKLNPKGHQGHKQWLAEVHFLGVVEHPNLVKLIGYCAAQSERGPQRLLVYEFMSNKTLGDHLFNKAYPVLPWDIRLEIALDAAEGLMYLHEGLEVQVIYRDFKASNVLLDEKFRGKLSDFGLAREGPSADHTHVSTAVMGTLGYAAPDYIETGHLTTKSDVWSFGVVLYEILTGRRSMERNRPKNEQKLLEWVRQYPVESKQFSKIIDTRLDGHYSKQGARKVATLANSCLAKHRRDRPTMREVVKSLKQAMQHKELDGDAGASGETSPPDEVSGKPTTEDVAVASARRRMLHLAALGENANSIAKARFMLMRTATVPTPT; encoded by the exons ATGGCCTGCTTCCGCTTCCGCTGCTTAAGCAGCAAGGTCAGGAAGGGCGCGGGCGGGAAGAGGCGGGAGcggcccgcggcgccggcgtcccCGGCGCCCGCCTCGTTCCCCTCCAGGGGAGCGTGCTCCAACCTGTCCTTCTCCACGGCGTCGTCGGCCGTCGGCACGAGCCTGTCCGAGGACTCCGGCGCCGCGGTGCGGGCCGCGGCGAGCAAGTCGTCGGCGCGGAGCATCCCGGAGCTGTACGAGGAGAGGGGCGCCAACAGCCTCCGCGAGTTCAGGTTCCGGGAGCTCCGGGCCGCTACCAGCGATTTCAGCCGGCTGCTCAAGCTCGGCGAGGGCGGCTTCGGGAGCGTCTACAAGGGCGTCATCCGGCTGCCGGGCGGGCCCGCGGGCGGCACGCTGGTCGCCATCAAGAAGCTCAATCCCAAAGGTCATCAG GGCCACAAGCAATGGTTGGCAGAAGTTCATTTTCTGGGGGTTGTTGAGCACCCAAATCTCGTCAAGCTCATCGGGTACTGCGCCGCGCAAAGTGAAAGAGGCCCTCAGAGGCTGCTGGTCTATGAGTTCATGTCGAACAAGACCTTGGGTGATCATCTGTTCAATAAAGCATACCCTGTCCTCCCTTGGGACATCAGGTTGGAAATAGCACTCGATGCTGCTGAGGGACTGATGTACCTCCACGAGGGATTGGAAGTTCAG GTCATATATCGTGACTTCAAAGCTTCCAATGTCCTGCTTGATGAGAAGTTTAGAGGAAAACTTTCAGATTTTGGATTGGCAAGGGAAGGGCCATCTGCTGATCATACTCACGTCTCTACAGCG GTTATGGGGACGTTGGGCTATGCGGCTCCAGATTATATTGAGACAGGCCATCTCACTACAAAGAGTGACGTTTGGAGCTTTGGGGTAGTTCTATATGAGATCCTCACTGGACGGCGCTCAATGGAGAGGAATCGTCCTAAGAATGAGCAGAAACTTCTTGAATGGGTGAGGCAGTATCCTGTCGAAAGTAAGCAATTCAGCAAGATTATAGACACAAGGCTTGATGGCCATTACTCTAAGCAGGGCGCTAGAAAAGTTGCCACGTTGGCCAATAGTTGTCTTGCAAAGCATCGAAGGGACCGTCCAACAATGAGAGAAGTGGTCAAGAGCCTGAAGCAAGCAATGCAGCACAAGGAGTTAGATGGGGATGCAGGGGCTTCAGGTGAGACTTCACCACCTGATGAGGTATCGGGGAAACCAACAACAGAGGATGTTGCCGTGGCATCAGCAAGGCGGCGGATGCTTCATCTGGCTGCCCTAGGTGAGAATGCAAACAGCATTGCGAAGGCGAGATTCATGCTCATGAGGACTGCCACTGTTCCAACTCCTACATAA
- the LOC120711127 gene encoding probable serine/threonine-protein kinase PBL19 isoform X2 has translation MACFRFRCLSSKVRKGAGGKRRERPAAPASPAPASFPSRGACSNLSFSTASSAVGTSLSEDSGAAVRAAASKSSARSIPELYEERGANSLREFRFRELRAATSDFSRLLKLGEGGFGSVYKGVIRLPGGPAGGTLVAIKKLNPKGHQGHKQWLAEVHFLGVVEHPNLVKLIGYCAAQSERGPQRLLVYEFMSNKTLGDHLFNKAYPVLPWDIRLEIALDAAEGLMYLHEGLEVQVIYRDFKASNVLLDEKFRGKLSDFGLAREGPSADHTHVSTAVMGTLGYAAPDYIETGHLTTKSDVWSFGVVLYEILTGRRSMERNRPKNEQKLLEWGARKVATLANSCLAKHRRDRPTMREVVKSLKQAMQHKELDGDAGASGETSPPDEVSGKPTTEDVAVASARRRMLHLAALGENANSIAKARFMLMRTATVPTPT, from the exons ATGGCCTGCTTCCGCTTCCGCTGCTTAAGCAGCAAGGTCAGGAAGGGCGCGGGCGGGAAGAGGCGGGAGcggcccgcggcgccggcgtcccCGGCGCCCGCCTCGTTCCCCTCCAGGGGAGCGTGCTCCAACCTGTCCTTCTCCACGGCGTCGTCGGCCGTCGGCACGAGCCTGTCCGAGGACTCCGGCGCCGCGGTGCGGGCCGCGGCGAGCAAGTCGTCGGCGCGGAGCATCCCGGAGCTGTACGAGGAGAGGGGCGCCAACAGCCTCCGCGAGTTCAGGTTCCGGGAGCTCCGGGCCGCTACCAGCGATTTCAGCCGGCTGCTCAAGCTCGGCGAGGGCGGCTTCGGGAGCGTCTACAAGGGCGTCATCCGGCTGCCGGGCGGGCCCGCGGGCGGCACGCTGGTCGCCATCAAGAAGCTCAATCCCAAAGGTCATCAG GGCCACAAGCAATGGTTGGCAGAAGTTCATTTTCTGGGGGTTGTTGAGCACCCAAATCTCGTCAAGCTCATCGGGTACTGCGCCGCGCAAAGTGAAAGAGGCCCTCAGAGGCTGCTGGTCTATGAGTTCATGTCGAACAAGACCTTGGGTGATCATCTGTTCAATAAAGCATACCCTGTCCTCCCTTGGGACATCAGGTTGGAAATAGCACTCGATGCTGCTGAGGGACTGATGTACCTCCACGAGGGATTGGAAGTTCAG GTCATATATCGTGACTTCAAAGCTTCCAATGTCCTGCTTGATGAGAAGTTTAGAGGAAAACTTTCAGATTTTGGATTGGCAAGGGAAGGGCCATCTGCTGATCATACTCACGTCTCTACAGCG GTTATGGGGACGTTGGGCTATGCGGCTCCAGATTATATTGAGACAGGCCATCTCACTACAAAGAGTGACGTTTGGAGCTTTGGGGTAGTTCTATATGAGATCCTCACTGGACGGCGCTCAATGGAGAGGAATCGTCCTAAGAATGAGCAGAAACTTCTTGAATGG GGCGCTAGAAAAGTTGCCACGTTGGCCAATAGTTGTCTTGCAAAGCATCGAAGGGACCGTCCAACAATGAGAGAAGTGGTCAAGAGCCTGAAGCAAGCAATGCAGCACAAGGAGTTAGATGGGGATGCAGGGGCTTCAGGTGAGACTTCACCACCTGATGAGGTATCGGGGAAACCAACAACAGAGGATGTTGCCGTGGCATCAGCAAGGCGGCGGATGCTTCATCTGGCTGCCCTAGGTGAGAATGCAAACAGCATTGCGAAGGCGAGATTCATGCTCATGAGGACTGCCACTGTTCCAACTCCTACATAA
- the LOC120655657 gene encoding uncharacterized protein LOC120655657, with translation MAHSLFDFDINVRLEDDGDGNVPLDVNEHEDDDGNAGFDLNLPLDEFGAVDFDYVQNLADHAEQVNQLKHDYSNHVRQQVYQALLMRSKNGKLGKNDTTIVGQQFGVKIRTVQRIWEQGKEQLAQNIPVNVHNRKRGRSGRKAIPIDLEKLRDIPLKNRMTIEDVARELGVSKSRIQSYLRKG, from the exons ATGGCTCATTCCTTGTTTGACTTTGATATCAACGTTCGTTTAGAGGACGATGGCGACGGCAATGTTCCCTTGGATGTCAATGAGCATGAAGATGACGACGGCAACGCTG GATTCGATTTGAACTTGCCACTTGATGAATTTGGAGCTGTTGATTTTGATTATGTACAAAACCTAGCTG aCCATGCCGAACAAGTGAACCAACTGAAGCATGATTATTCTAATCATGTTAGACAACAAGTGTACCAAGCTCTGTTGATGAGAAGCAAGAATGGAAAACTTGGCAAGAACGACACAACAATTGTTGGTCAACAATTTGGAGTAAAGATTAGAACAGTTCAGCGCATATGGGAGCAAGGTAAAGAACAACTTGCTCAAAATATTCCAGTCAATGTTCATAATCGAAAGAGAGGTAGAAGTGGTCGTAAAGCAATCCCTATTGACTTGGAAAAATTGAGGGACATTCCTCTCAAAAATAGAATGACGATAGAAGATGTGGCTAGAGAACTTGGTGTTAGCAAATCTAGGATACAAAGTTATTTGAGAAAGGGCTAG